The following are encoded in a window of Terriglobales bacterium genomic DNA:
- a CDS encoding cytochrome c3 family protein gives IHVNKGVGCASCHGRVDRMPLTYEANSLQMEWCLDCHRAPDKYLRPKTEVFNMEYEQPSTEKKVSVAGKIYTDQRTLGRDLIKLYGIRSPGDLTSCSTCHR, from the coding sequence ATCCACGTGAACAAGGGAGTGGGGTGCGCGAGCTGCCACGGTCGCGTGGACCGCATGCCCCTGACCTACGAGGCCAACTCGCTGCAGATGGAGTGGTGCCTCGACTGCCATCGCGCTCCCGACAAGTACCTGCGGCCGAAGACCGAAGTCTTCAACATGGAGTACGAGCAGCCGTCGACAGAGAAGAAAGTGTCGGTGGCGGGGAAGATATACACCGACCAGCGGACGCTGGGGCGGGACCTCATCAAGCTGTATGGCATACGCAGTCCGGGCGATCTGACCAGTTGCTCGACCTGCCATCGATAG